One Burkholderiales bacterium DNA window includes the following coding sequences:
- a CDS encoding ShlB/FhaC/HecB family hemolysin secretion/activation protein: MRHDRAAASARVRIKSLAAAVALTFASAAAHAQQPPTPVPGAGDALRDLGEKAREIPPPRGAPAIDVQTPRRAVKPAPGLKLEVKGFRFSGLTRVSPDSLQPLVQKYVGADRSFDDLEAAARAVTDYLRDRGYFVAQAYIPEQKLEGGVVEIAVLEGRLANVRIDVPPNSPVSRAAVERTLSVLTSGMVMHSDAIERALFNANDLRGITVRSVVEPGPTPGTADLVVQVVPGKRIDGTFEFDNHGSRFTGENRFGVSVNWNSPLGIGDLLSMRGQLGVPGGGEDTDFARLSYLAPVGPYGTKVGAAYLKLRYHLGTDAFKGLNQSGDSDVTSVFALHPIFRTRAYNLFAQASFDVRDFHDDRRALLTVSDRRIKAGVFTLNGDIRDGLLGGAFSTASFTVTQGDLDIKTAADFTADQATRNAHGSYTKLNGTLSRTQAVYGPVSLYASYGFQLASKNLDGSEKFSLGGPFAVRAYAQGESTSDEAQLATAELRYNLPPIQFVPGGVQVFGFYDWAKGRLNESPLAVEAATNHRTLAGGGVGVSWGQQDNFFVRSTLAWRTVGTPVSDTAKRIPRLYFQLVKYF, from the coding sequence TTGAGACACGACCGCGCAGCAGCCTCTGCAAGGGTTCGGATCAAGTCACTGGCGGCCGCCGTCGCGCTGACCTTCGCTTCGGCCGCCGCCCACGCACAGCAGCCTCCCACCCCGGTCCCGGGCGCCGGCGACGCGCTGCGCGACCTCGGAGAGAAAGCGCGCGAGATCCCGCCACCGCGGGGCGCCCCCGCCATCGACGTCCAGACGCCGCGCCGCGCGGTGAAGCCCGCGCCCGGGCTGAAGCTCGAGGTCAAAGGCTTCAGGTTCAGCGGCCTCACCCGCGTCTCCCCCGATTCGCTCCAGCCGCTGGTGCAGAAGTACGTCGGCGCCGACCGCTCGTTCGACGATCTCGAAGCGGCGGCGCGCGCGGTCACCGATTACCTCCGCGACCGCGGCTATTTCGTCGCGCAGGCCTACATCCCCGAGCAGAAGCTCGAGGGCGGCGTCGTCGAGATCGCGGTGCTCGAAGGCCGTCTCGCCAACGTGAGGATCGACGTCCCGCCGAACTCGCCGGTGTCGCGCGCCGCGGTCGAGCGCACGCTGTCGGTGCTGACCTCGGGCATGGTCATGCACTCCGACGCGATCGAGCGCGCGCTCTTCAACGCGAACGACCTGCGCGGCATCACCGTGCGCTCGGTCGTCGAGCCCGGTCCGACGCCCGGCACCGCCGACCTCGTGGTGCAGGTCGTGCCGGGCAAGCGCATCGACGGCACCTTCGAATTCGACAACCACGGCTCGCGCTTCACCGGAGAGAACCGCTTCGGCGTGAGCGTCAACTGGAACAGCCCGCTTGGGATCGGCGACCTGCTCTCGATGCGCGGCCAGCTCGGCGTGCCCGGCGGCGGCGAGGACACCGATTTCGCGCGGCTGTCGTATCTCGCGCCGGTCGGGCCGTACGGCACCAAGGTCGGCGCGGCGTACCTCAAGCTGCGCTATCACCTCGGCACCGATGCCTTCAAGGGACTCAACCAGAGCGGCGACTCGGACGTGACGTCGGTGTTCGCGCTGCACCCGATCTTCCGCACGCGCGCCTACAACCTCTTCGCGCAGGCGAGCTTCGACGTGCGCGATTTCCACGACGACCGCCGCGCGCTGCTGACGGTGAGCGATCGCCGGATCAAGGCCGGCGTGTTCACGCTGAACGGCGACATCCGCGACGGGCTGCTCGGCGGCGCCTTCAGCACCGCGTCGTTCACGGTCACGCAAGGCGATCTCGACATCAAGACCGCGGCGGACTTCACCGCCGACCAGGCCACCCGCAACGCGCACGGCAGCTACACCAAGCTCAACGGCACGCTGTCGCGCACGCAGGCGGTGTACGGCCCCGTCAGCCTCTACGCGTCGTACGGGTTCCAGCTCGCGTCGAAGAACCTCGACGGCAGCGAGAAGTTCAGCCTCGGCGGTCCGTTCGCGGTGCGCGCGTACGCACAGGGCGAATCGACCTCCGACGAAGCCCAGCTCGCGACCGCGGAGCTGCGCTACAACCTGCCGCCGATCCAGTTCGTGCCGGGCGGGGTGCAGGTGTTCGGTTTCTACGACTGGGCCAAAGGCCGCCTCAACGAGAGCCCGCTCGCCGTGGAGGCCGCGACCAATCACCGCACGCTGGCGGGCGGCGGCGTGGGCGTGTCGTGGGGGCAGCAGGACAACTTCTTCGTGCGCAGCACGCTTGCGTGGCGCACCGTCGGCACGCCGGTGTCGGACACCGCCAAGCGCATACCGCGGCTTTACTTCCAGCTCGTCAAGTACTTCTAG